CGTCGAAGGTTTCGTCCGCTCTCCTCCGCTATTCGTTTGTGAAGACCATCCACAACGGGCCAACCTTCTTTCTTCGCCGACACGGCTAGCACATCACATATTTCCTCGTGCGTTGGGGCCGCTACTCTGACGAGTAGAGTTCTTGAGCGAATCGGAGCAATAATATTGGCAGTCGAATTCGCCAAGAGGATTAGTCGTAGGTTGGGCGAGTACTTTTCCATCGTTCGTCGCAGAGCTGCTTGTGCATCTCTCGTCAGGTGGTCCGCTTCGTTGATGACCACGACTTTGAACTTTTGCTTCGCTGATTGATCCACTTGTTGCGTTTGTGCAACCTCTTTAAGAAGGTCCTGAACAACAACTCTGTCATAGTTTCCAACGTCGGACGGTGTGATTTCGAGGTGGTAGACGGAGGCGACAATGTTGAACTCGAGCTTTCGATTGCTAGTCGTCTGGAATACTCGAGCATCgattttgatcttctccacACCTGGCCCATAGAGCTCCTTCAGCGTAGCAACGATTCGCGTTTTCTTCCCAGCACCTGAGGGCCCGTACACAAGTAGGTGAGGAAAATCACCGCTCTGGGCCTGAAAGGGATACTAGTCAACAATGCTACTCATCCAAGCCAGGTTTATTGACCTACAAGAGAGCGAAGGCGATCTGACAACTCATTGTGATATGTGAGGGCCTCGAGAGACCGAGGTCGATGCTTGTCAACAATAAGTGCCATCTTGGAAGCTGCTTGGTCTGGAGGTGAGAATTGTGTCGAGGCAGCTTTTTTGGAAATGGTGGAAGACGCGTTGTCGCGTAAAGTGGCAGAGTGGATGATGTCTAGAAAATGAAGTGGTCTGTGCACGACATCTAAGAGTGACAACCGTTCAGCAGGCAACGAGCAATTGCAATGCTTTCGACAAGGAAAAGTATTGATGCCCACCAAGAAAAGAGGAGCTTTATCATGGGCTCTATACCGTTGTAAGACTACGGATATTGAACATAGATCTCATTTTATTTATTTCCAGAATTAGTAGATCTAGAATTTGGTATTCATACAAGTTACAACAACAGATCTACACCTCTATATGTACATGACATTGTCTCATCAGCCCAAATCTCTAGGGGTTGCGGGAAGCTTCAGAAGTGCTCCCGACCAGAGTCTCAGTTGTAGGCGAGGAAGCCTCCAGTAGTTCAACGGGAGCAATGTGTCGTCGAGGTCTTTTCAACTCTTCTAGAGTCACGCCGTCCAACTTGGTAATTCCAACCATGGGAGGCTCTCCCTTCTTAACGAATTCCCACTGACCTGAGATTGTGGTTAGTTGTGCTCCATAAATAATGCTGTAGGATATTCACCAGGCAGCTTGTTACCGGCCAAGCGAAAAGCATCTCTCACAACTTGCTCGTGAAGTCGTCCTCGGATTTCGAAAAGAATCTGGCTAACAGCCATTCGGGTTGCCCAGTGGTCGAATGAACCTTTACCCTTACCCATACGCATCTGTAAAACTATAAGCCGATGTTCCACCCAACTCTGGGAAGGCCATTCTTACATCGTTACCGCTGACATATACACCGACGTTACAGTTTTTTCGCTTATACAATCGGTATTTTTGACCTCGAAGTCGCACTTTAATGGTGTCCTCGGCCATCTTCAATTGCTTGGCGCTGATTCTTCGGTGGTGATCCGTCATTCGTAGACCATAGTCGCCCCAAATCACTGTCGTACCCTTGGTCGAGCCACCCGTAGCCACACGAGGTCGTccctttgccatcttcttctttcggTTCAGGTTTGGCTCAAGCCAGTTGCCTAACATTGATGGAGTCGTTGAAAAGGCTCGAACATTTTGAGGTTGTCGAATCGCATCAAGGGTCTTCAAAGACTGCCGAAGAGGGATATGAGGTTGTCGCAGAGGCGAAGAGGCACACAGCCTCAAACCCTGGAAGGCATTGAGTAATGTCGATGTGTTAGCGAGCTTCATGGC
This genomic interval from Fusarium verticillioides 7600 chromosome 1, whole genome shotgun sequence contains the following:
- a CDS encoding replication factor C subunit 5 — protein: MALIVDKHRPRSLEALTYHNELSDRLRSLAQSGDFPHLLVYGPSGAGKKTRIVATLKELYGPGVEKIKIDARVFQTTSNRKLEFNIVASVYHLEITPSDVGNYDRVVVQDLLKEVAQTQQVDQSAKQKFKVVVINEADHLTRDAQAALRRTMEKYSPNLRLILLANSTANIIAPIRSRTLLVRVAAPTHEEICDVLAVSAKKEGWPVVDGLHKRIAEESGRNLRRALLMYEAVHAQNEKVTDSTVIPPADWEALIGQIAKEILEEHSPARILQVRSKLYDLLTHCIPPTTILKTLAFKLIALIDDGLKGEVIQWAAFYEHRIKTGTKVIFHLEAFVAKFMRIVEMYLMSMDM